The Chryseobacterium sp. JV274 sequence ACTTTGCCGTTTATGATCAGAAAGGAAACCGCCTTGAGAAACCGGAATTTGCTTTGAAATAATTTAAAAATTCAATAGGAATGAGCTTTAGCCAAAACATACAACAAATATGAAAAGAACGATTATCGCTTCTTTATTTCTGATTATTGCATGCAAAGAAGAAAAGAAGGAGATGAAAACAGCCATAGAACCACAGCAGACAGAAAAAAAAGTAGTTTTAAATAATGAATCCAATGAAGTAGAAGATGCAAAAAAATGGTTGGAAAAGAGCATTGTTGATTATTTTAAAGCTGATATCGGAAGTGAAGAAAAGAGTATGCAGAAGATCACAACCAAAGATTATTTCGATTATAAAACGGATGCAACAAATGTAGATATGGATGTAGATGGAAGCCTTACAGAAAAAGAGTTTCAGGATAAGTGGAAATCGAAATTTGATACGAGTAAATCAGGGATTGGAGTAGGTTTCTTAATTACGGCTCAGGATTGGAATAAGATTGAAGTCGGAAGCTGTGATTTAAAATCTTCCTCAAAAGATGAATATACCTTTAATGTAGTGTTGGTTGATGATGGTTTTAAAGCGAAATATCCTTCAGTAATAAAAGTAGTAAAAGAAAACGGTTCCTTTCTCATTGCAGATGTATTGCAGGACGAACCAAAATAGAATTAAACAGATATAATACAATGTCAAAGATAGAAATAGCGTGTTTTAATCCTGAATCAGCAATGATTGCTTTTGAAAACGGAGCTGACAGAATAGAATTATGTGACGGTCTCAGTGAAGGTGGTACAACCCCGGATTTTGAAACCATGGAAAAGCTTCGTGAAAAAATTAATATCCCAATTTTTGTAATGATCCGTCCTAGAGGAGGAGATTTTACTTATTCTGATTCAGAATTTGGACAGATGAAAAATGATTTGGTTTATTTGAAATCTTTAAAGGCAGATGGCTTTGTATTCGGTATTCTCGACGAAAATGATGAGGTTAATATTGAACAGAATAAAACATTAGTAGAACTGGCTGCACCGCTTCCATGTACTTTCCACCGTGCCTTTGACCGTGCTGCAAGCCTGGAAGAATCGTTAGAAAAAGTAATTGAATGCGGCTTTACAACCATTCTTACTTCCGGCCAGAAACCCAATGTATCAGAAGGAAAAGAAAATCTGAAAAAGCTGGTTGAACTTTCCGATGGAAGAATAGAAATACTTATAGGAGGTGGACTTCGTTCATCCAATATTGAAGAAATAAGAGCAACTACAAATGCAGATTACTTCCATTCTTCTGCAATTACTGATGGCGGGGCTTTTGCCAATCCGGATGAGGTGGCTGCATTGAAGAGTAAATAATAAATGATATACGCTCAGTTTGTCATTCCAAGCGCAGCAGGAATCTAAATTCTTAGAGTAGAGATTCCTTCGTTCCTCGGAATGACAAAATCACTGGTATTGTAATGATACAAAACAAATTTATTGATGAATAGAACGATCCTTTTTGCTTTTCTTTTCACGCAGAATATCCTTTCTGCACAGTTTTCCCAGAGAAGTTTATCTTCCGAAAACTGGCAGTTTAAAAATTCAAAAGATCAAAACTGGCTTCCTGCGAAAGTACCGGGAACAGTTCATTTGGATCTGATGAATAACAAGATTATTCCTGATCCTTTTAAAGATGAAAATGAAAAAAAAGTACAATGGATAGAAAATGAAAATTGGGATTATCAGACTCAATTTACGGTTTCATCTCAGGAATTGAAAAATGATAATATTGATTTGGTTTTTAATGGTCTGGATACATTTTCTGAAGTTTATCTTAATGGAAAGCTCTTAAAAAAAACGGATAATATGTTCAGGAAGTGGAATATTCCTGTAAAACAATATTTAAAAGCAGGTAATAATATCGTACAGGTAAAGTTTCAATCTGCCGTCAATACCGGAAAAGAACTGGCTAAAAAAGTCTCGTTTACGATGCCGGAATCACCAAGAAGCTTTGTGAGAAAAGCACAATATCAGTTTGGCTGGGATTGGGGACCAAGGCTTGTTACTGCAGGAATCTGGAAGGATGTTCAATTAGAATTCTGGAATAATGCTAAAATTATTACCGTTAAAGATATTCAGAACAAAACTTCTAAAACTATTAATGATTTACGTTTTGACATAGAAATTTATGCTGAAAATACAGGTGATTACACCTTAGATCTTAATAAAATTCACCAAAAAATATCTTTAAAAAAAGGAATCAATACAATTTCGGTTCCTTACGAAACAAAAGGAATGAAGCTTTGGCAACCTAACGGACGTGGTGATGCTAATCTTTATGATTTTAAAATAAAACTTTCAAAAGATCTTAAGAATATTGATGGTAAAAATATCAGGATAGGATTAAGAACGGTTGAATTGGTACAGGAAAAAGATGAAAAAGGAAAGTCGTTCTATTTTAAAGTGAATGGACATCCGTTATATATTAAAGGAACCAACTGGATTCCGGGAGACAGTTTTTCACCTAGAATGACCAAAGAAAAATACCATCAGCTGATCAAAGATACCAAAGACGCCAATATGAATATGATCCGTATCTGGGGCGGAGGTATTTATGAAGACGATGAGTTTTATAAAGCATGCGATGAAAACGGGATTTTAGTCTGGCAGGATTTTATGTTTGCAGGAAGTTTCTACCCTGCAGACGAAGCATTCTTGAACAATGTAAAAGAAGAAGTAAAAGACCAGGTCAGCAGACTTCAGAATCATCCTTCGATTGCTTTGTGGTGCGGGAATAATGAAATTGATGAAGCTATTGTCAACTGGGGATATCAGAAACAGTTTAAATATTCAAAAAACGATTCGCTGCAGGTTTGGAAAGACTATAAAAAGTTATTCCATGATGTGATTCCCAATGCATTGGCAGAAAGCCTGAAGTCAGATAAAAATATATATTGGCCGAGTTCGCCGTCCATTGGCTGGGGACATAAAGAAAGCCTTACAGAAGGAGATTCTCATTATTGGGGAGTTTGGTGGGGTGAGCAGCCATTTGAAATTTACAACGAAAAAGTAGGGCGTTTCATGTCTGAATATGGTTTTCAGGGAACACCCAGCCTTGAAACTACAAAATCCATGTTTTCAGGAACTCCGGATTTAAATCTACAAAACTCAACCATCAAAGCGCATGAAAAGCATGCCCGTGGCTGGGATATTATTAATGAATACCTGAAACGCGATTATAAAATTCCTGCAGATTTTACACAATACAATTATGTTTCACAGCTATTGCAGGCAAGAGGAATGCAGATCGCGATTGAAGCTCACCGCCGTGCAAAACCTTATAATATGGGAACACTGTATTGGCAGCTTAACGACTGCTGGCCTGTAGTTTCATGGTCGTCTATAGATTATCTTGGAAACTGGAAAGCCTTCCATTATCAGGCAAAAAGAAGCTTTGAACCTGTATTGGTATCAGTTGTAGAGACCGAAAAAAACTATGATATTTATCTGATAAGCGATCTGTTGAAAGAACTGAAAACAGATATAAAGTTTGAACTCATTGACTTCAAAGGAAAAACACTTTGGAAAGCCAATCACTCAGATGTTGTAAATGCCGATGTAAGTAAGAAAATTAGAAGCATTAACAAATCAGAATTGGCTCAGTTTAATCTGTCTGAAACTGTTTTAAAGATCAGTTCCGAAAAAGATGCAGCACTTCAAAAACTGTTCTTTTTCAATAAACCAAAAGATATAAAGCTCCCAAAACCTGAGATTAAAATCAGAAAAATATCACCCACTGAAATTGAAATGTCAACAGATGTCTTGGCAAAAGATATCTATCTGATCGGAGATACTCATTTCAGTGATAATTTCTTTGATCTGTTACCAGGAACTTCAAAAAGAATTACCCTTTCCAAACCTTTGGAAAAAATTGAAGTCATGAGTCTTTGGGATATGATGAAGGACTAATGTTTTTCTAACGCTCTCAAGTAGTCAAACCATGTCAAGGTTCTAAACCTTGACATGGTTTATACCTAAAAAAATATAAATTTTACCCTTCCAACTCAAAAATCAGCCGTAAATTTGCATCATATTTCTTTATAATTATGGTAAATTTTGTTCTGATTGCAGTGTGTATCATTGCAGGAATGATATTCAAAGCAACAAAATCTATCCACCCCGATGCCCACAAGGGTATCAATACCTGGATTCTTTATCTTGCTCTTCCGGCAGTTTCGTTTAAATATCTGCCTAAAGTAAAATGGACAACAGAAATGTTGTTTCCGATTGCAGCCACATTTTTAATTTCTGTGTTCTGCTTTTTCTTTATGATGTTTTACAGCAAGAGCAGGGGATATTCAAGGCGTTCAAGAAGTACTTTGGAACTGGCAAGCGGTTACAGCAATACATCATTCATAGGATTTCCCTTAATCAGTGCTTTTTATGGAGAAGGTCTCCTGAGTATTGCCATTATTTGTGATCAAACAATGTTCTTTGCCCTTTCAACCCTCGGAATTATTGCTGCAGTGAAAGGAGGAAGCAGATCAGGAAAAGTAAGTGCAGTATTTATTTTAAAAAGGCTTATTACGTTTCCACCATTAATTGGCTGTATCTCCGCTTTAGTATTATCGCAGTTCATTGATTTTACCGTTG is a genomic window containing:
- a CDS encoding beta-mannosidase → MNRTILFAFLFTQNILSAQFSQRSLSSENWQFKNSKDQNWLPAKVPGTVHLDLMNNKIIPDPFKDENEKKVQWIENENWDYQTQFTVSSQELKNDNIDLVFNGLDTFSEVYLNGKLLKKTDNMFRKWNIPVKQYLKAGNNIVQVKFQSAVNTGKELAKKVSFTMPESPRSFVRKAQYQFGWDWGPRLVTAGIWKDVQLEFWNNAKIITVKDIQNKTSKTINDLRFDIEIYAENTGDYTLDLNKIHQKISLKKGINTISVPYETKGMKLWQPNGRGDANLYDFKIKLSKDLKNIDGKNIRIGLRTVELVQEKDEKGKSFYFKVNGHPLYIKGTNWIPGDSFSPRMTKEKYHQLIKDTKDANMNMIRIWGGGIYEDDEFYKACDENGILVWQDFMFAGSFYPADEAFLNNVKEEVKDQVSRLQNHPSIALWCGNNEIDEAIVNWGYQKQFKYSKNDSLQVWKDYKKLFHDVIPNALAESLKSDKNIYWPSSPSIGWGHKESLTEGDSHYWGVWWGEQPFEIYNEKVGRFMSEYGFQGTPSLETTKSMFSGTPDLNLQNSTIKAHEKHARGWDIINEYLKRDYKIPADFTQYNYVSQLLQARGMQIAIEAHRRAKPYNMGTLYWQLNDCWPVVSWSSIDYLGNWKAFHYQAKRSFEPVLVSVVETEKNYDIYLISDLLKELKTDIKFELIDFKGKTLWKANHSDVVNADVSKKIRSINKSELAQFNLSETVLKISSEKDAALQKLFFFNKPKDIKLPKPEIKIRKISPTEIEMSTDVLAKDIYLIGDTHFSDNFFDLLPGTSKRITLSKPLEKIEVMSLWDMMKD
- a CDS encoding copper homeostasis protein CutC, whose amino-acid sequence is MSKIEIACFNPESAMIAFENGADRIELCDGLSEGGTTPDFETMEKLREKINIPIFVMIRPRGGDFTYSDSEFGQMKNDLVYLKSLKADGFVFGILDENDEVNIEQNKTLVELAAPLPCTFHRAFDRAASLEESLEKVIECGFTTILTSGQKPNVSEGKENLKKLVELSDGRIEILIGGGLRSSNIEEIRATTNADYFHSSAITDGGAFANPDEVAALKSK
- a CDS encoding AEC family transporter, whose amino-acid sequence is MVNFVLIAVCIIAGMIFKATKSIHPDAHKGINTWILYLALPAVSFKYLPKVKWTTEMLFPIAATFLISVFCFFFMMFYSKSRGYSRRSRSTLELASGYSNTSFIGFPLISAFYGEGLLSIAIICDQTMFFALSTLGIIAAVKGGSRSGKVSAVFILKRLITFPPLIGCISALVLSQFIDFTVAEPFFDKLAATVSPLALFSVGLQLKFNGWRKLIPQMSMSMLYKLILAPAIVLGMALLLGIKGDLAKITVFEAAMPTLVTSSIIAEQFRLNTKLTNLIIGVSIIVGFFTSVFWYEMTEYFF